The genomic segment AATAACGCTGAAGATATTGACAACAGTGGAAAAGAAATGAATGATATAGTTTTACTGGAGCCGCAGAAAGCAGATGAAACAGTCCAAAATGAGGAAGTGAAAAACAGTGATGATAATGTTTCTAGCGTTATTGACGATTACAATTCAAAAAAACAACAAGCTGAAGCCAGAAAAAAATTGCAATCGGAACGTAATGCGAAAAGAGGCAGTAAGTCGAAAGTAAACCTGGAGACTCCTCCGGATTATAAGATAGGCATATTAAATAATTTTGAAGCCAATCCTGCTTATGCCGGCTACAATCAGAGGCACACCATCTCGGTGAGTACTATGGTTTATAAGCCTTTATACAAACCGGGTAATGACTTTAACGTACCATTCGGATATAAGCTGGCTTACGATTTAACTTTTGGCAAGAGAAAAAATTTCGGAGCAGGAATAGATTATAGCAGGTTTATTGGGGGAGCAGGGGGGTCGTTGTCTGTTGACATGAGTTTTTCATATCGTTTTACACTTGCACCATACCATTATCTGCGTGTGGGAGCAACTGCCACTTTTTTGTCGCTGGATGTCAACAATACTTCTTTAACATTTTCAGATATGATAGATAATCATCATGGTTTTGTTTTCGGTACTAACGAGATATTTCCTGGCAAGACAGCCCAGAACAAATTTGATTTAGGTGTCGGTGTTTGGTACAGTTGGGAATCATTATATGTGGGCTTGTCTGCCAATCACCTGACATCGCCGGAAGCTGGACTAGTATCTTTGTATCGTATTCCACGTGAGTACATGCTTTCAGCAGGTTATGCCCTGAAGTTTGGCGACAACTTTGGCATGTTGCCGGCCATCGAAATGCTTTGTGATGAAAAGACGTTTCGTTTTACTCCTGCAGCATTGTTTACATACAAACGCTGGCTGCTGTTCGGCGCCGAATTTCGCAACCTGAAGAATGCAGGCATCATACTTGGATTTAATATAAAGGATAATGTAATTATTAACCTGCATACCGGCTTACCGATGAATAAAATTCTTATTCA from the Bacteroidales bacterium genome contains:
- a CDS encoding type IX secretion system membrane protein PorP/SprF, whose amino-acid sequence is MDKENNIDKLFKEKLAEYKPDFVPEHWQMMKAAIANPRNSGIAGTGKNTANLLLIISAIIIVSMGIFTYVLSEKLRLEGNNDKLTGQFSIEKNNNTFVENVMNNSSPENITSGNNEIYKNANEKNNGLSDENFSSDDDKNASDVINAGNAANKTNKAGRHDNIAITNNYTGKVKNNSGDNNNTLTKENLTSGNTENNKNNLQEENIQIIKDKDKDVTFPEYQPVNNAEDIDNSGKEMNDIVLLEPQKADETVQNEEVKNSDDNVSSVIDDYNSKKQQAEARKKLQSERNAKRGSKSKVNLETPPDYKIGILNNFEANPAYAGYNQRHTISVSTMVYKPLYKPGNDFNVPFGYKLAYDLTFGKRKNFGAGIDYSRFIGGAGGSLSVDMSFSYRFTLAPYHYLRVGATATFLSLDVNNTSLTFSDMIDNHHGFVFGTNEIFPGKTAQNKFDLGVGVWYSWESLYVGLSANHLTSPEAGLVSLYRIPREYMLSAGYALKFGDNFGMLPAIEMLCDEKTFRFTPAALFTYKRWLLFGAEFRNLKNAGIILGFNIKDNVIINLHTGLPMNKILIQNFGIIDYAGINVRLQFGGKR